In a single window of the Gadus chalcogrammus isolate NIFS_2021 chromosome 20, NIFS_Gcha_1.0, whole genome shotgun sequence genome:
- the creg2 gene encoding protein CREG2 has translation MITCLSVAWIYKKKIYIGITAGSSGRDNTKQQHYHTRRWQPRGHIYAIEMGHQYLSLAIFFSSLCFCRTYTIRNSVSWAVSPKDVVVEEELDALSEEVSPSLLRDNVVLWKQAYPPQGLVEGAESTGERIKSENENVDTVSSHVFSYRVGEVKEPGNVDPPPHEETARTARYIAHYSDWGHLSTISTQEKIKGYPFGNIFSVSDGPFENSTGVIYFYVTAMDNSVADLRSNPNASFTISESEGEYCRKMIYDPEDPRCARLTLTGKMVDVGPEELEFAKEAVFSRHPIMGKWPVGHKWFFMKLELVQVWLQNWFGGVSSIPVEDYFRATPFSKKN, from the exons ATGATCACGTGTCTATCAGTAGCAtggatctataaaaaaaaaatttatatAGGCATAACTGCAGGCTCGAGTGGGCGggacaacacaaaacaacaacattaccATACCCGCCGTTGGCAACCAAGGGGTCACATATATGCAATCGAAATGGGGCACCAGTACCTTTCTTTGGCAATATTTTTCAGTAGCCTGTGTTTCTGTCGGACCTATACCATCAGAAACTCTGTTTCATGGGCGGTATCTCCCAAAGACGTTGTAGTGGAAGAAGAACTAGATGCCTTATCCGAAGAGGTTTCCCCTTCATTACTGAGAGACAATGTTGTGTTATGGAAGCAGGCCTATCCACCTCAGGGGCTAGTGGAGGGCGCTGAAAGCACCGGAGAACGGATCAAATCCGAGAACGAAAACGTGGACACGGTTTCGTCGCATGTATTTTCTTATCGGGTGGGAGAAGTCAAAGAGCCGGGTAATGTCGACCCTCCGCCGCATGAAGAGACCGCTAGAACGGCCAGATACATCGCTCATTACAGTGACTGGGGACATCTTTCTACCATCTCAACTCAAGAAAAG ATTAAGGGTTACCCCTTTGGCAACATCTTCTCTGTGAGCGATGGACCATTTGAGAACAGTACTGGAGTGATCTATTTCTATGTCACTGCAATGGATAACTCTGTGGCAGACCTGAGAAGCAATCCCAATGCATCGTTTACCATCTCAGAGTCTGAAGGAGAATATTGCAG GAAAATGATATATGATCCTGAAGATCCAAGATGTGCTCGACTGACGTTAACGGGGAAGATGGTGGATGTGGGCCCAGAGGAACTGGAGTTTGCGAAGGAAGCAGTGTTTTCAAG ACATCCTATAATGGGAAAATGGCCAGTGGGACACAAGTGGTTCTTCATGAAGCTCGAGTTGGTCCAGGTCTGGCTACAGAATTGGTTCGGAGGAGTCTCAAGCATACCAGTCGAAGATTACTTCAGAGCTACCCCTTTCTCTAAGAAAAACTGA
- the cracdla gene encoding CRACD-like protein, whose translation MESWTVEHSPEDIPGRKKSKLKILKSRLFKRSRKEDEGRAKLSQSTSDITAGKGIDSEEDVACSEIMLASRALSHESIFVADEVLAEPEPSRVLSQENVHTKIKALQMKLQQQKLHLGPPSSGLSLKRPDHLARACASESASQEALNKEILQPSAQPLSPAHNKSPTRFVAPMASPSAPTAVLLTSPTTAADLPSDFSSPAKVASSLDTSAARHRMSVKPRNQRASTKRQRVSVFFFWLTQGKLRMTIETQLICFLFAFLPFFPHLLFFRHMSVLFQT comes from the exons ATGGAGTCTTGGACAGTAGAACACAGCCCTGAAGATATTCCAG GGAGGAAGAAGTCTAAGCTGAAGATTCTGAAATCTCGACTGTTCAAGAGATCCAGAAAGGAAGATGAAGGCCGCGCCAAACTCAGCCAGTCTACCAGTGACATCACAGCTGGGAAGGGAATTGATTCAGAGGAAGATGTAGC GTGCTCCGAGATAATGCTTGCGTCAAGAGCATTGTCCCATGAAAGCATCTTTGTGGCAGACGAGGTCCTGGCCGAACCAGAACCCTCCAGGGTGCTGTCCCAGGAGAATGTCCACACCAAGATCAAAGCTCTTCAG ATGAAGCTTCAGCAGCAGAAGTTGCACTTGGGGCCCCCCTCCAGTGGTCTGTCGCTAAAACGTCCGGACCACCTGGCCAGGGCTTGTGCTAGTGAATCTGCGTCACAGGAAGCTCTCAATAAG GAAATATTGCAGCCTTCCGCACAACCTCTGTCTCCTGCCCACAATAAGTCACCTACCAGATTTGTGGCTCCCATGGCATCTCCTTCTGCACCTACTGCTGTTCTGCTGACCTCACCCACTACTGCTGCTGACCTTCCTTCAGACTTCAGCAGCCCTGCCAAGGTCGCTTCCTCTCTGGATACTTCTGCTGCACGCCACCGCATGTCCGTCAAGCCAAGGAACCAGAGGGCCAGCACTAAACGACAGAGAGTGAGTGTTTTCTTCTTTTGGCTCACACAAGGGAAGTTAAGGATGACTATTGAGACACAACTGATATGCTTTTTATTTGcatttcttccttttttccccCATCTTTTATTCTTTAGACATATGTCAGTCCTCTTTCAAACCTGA